The Bacteroidia bacterium genome includes a region encoding these proteins:
- a CDS encoding response regulator transcription factor, whose translation MIRAIIVDDELDSISSTRLILEEFFKDKIKITGSFLDPKKALEEIKLNPPDLLLLDIDMPGMSGFELLKALPVCNFEVIFITAYNQFAIEAFNVHAADYILKPVFPERLIDTINKILNRIPQPKSKNEKYDQILCFLEGQFMRRISISSTEGVEYIPASDILYVEADEGYSYIFLKDRKITTTKKLNLLLEELGEACFYRCHRSFLVNIQHITKYSAKEGGYIQMTNNALIPLARRNKDEFLERMVKFSV comes from the coding sequence ATGATTAGAGCTATAATAGTTGACGACGAACTAGACTCTATAAGTTCTACAAGATTAATACTTGAGGAGTTTTTTAAAGACAAAATAAAAATTACAGGAAGCTTTCTTGACCCAAAAAAAGCATTAGAAGAAATAAAACTTAATCCACCCGACTTATTGTTACTTGATATAGATATGCCCGGGATGAGTGGTTTTGAGCTTTTAAAAGCATTACCTGTCTGTAATTTTGAGGTTATTTTTATTACAGCTTACAACCAATTTGCTATAGAAGCATTCAATGTTCATGCTGCCGATTATATATTAAAACCTGTTTTTCCCGAACGTTTAATTGACACTATTAACAAAATACTTAATCGCATACCACAACCTAAAAGCAAAAATGAAAAATACGACCAGATACTATGTTTTCTTGAAGGACAATTTATGAGGCGTATTTCTATTTCATCTACAGAAGGTGTGGAATACATTCCGGCAAGTGATATTTTATATGTTGAAGCCGATGAGGGTTACAGCTATATTTTTTTAAAAGATCGTAAAATTACAACAACAAAAAAACTTAATCTGTTACTCGAAGAATTAGGTGAAGCTTGTTTTTATCGATGCCACCGTTCATTTCTGGTAAACATACAACATATTACAAAATATTCTGCAAAAGAAGGCGGCTATATACAAATGACTAATAATGCCCTAATCCCTTTAGCGCGCCGTAACAAAGATGAATTTTTAGAGCGCATGGTAAAGTTTTCTGTATAA
- a CDS encoding T9SS type A sorting domain-containing protein translates to MKIKITFLVLFLLINLIIKSQNNDFKIGILFSNSMMNQSPIVNGPYLGSNQLSFSTKTTYILGQNYNTSPLNIISEDGFNSVYFFEPNSYQMSENQYRKTLDLIKANNLTTFAHSQLWYVPNYPNSGGRNVYDNNLSLPYNPNSGCSNYQNQAEKLNKARPNYLSFSNIYKDPLYSNVIWGHDIANEMNFAHPYNYSCEPLYLQQYMANGEIPPSNVSDAIAYFKSNLIPSSQKTVVAVVNHLKSINSNSNDAEYNGTNEYQNSPIDYDPQVYLDIENKPDILMDGSYYQYPVSDWWQNYYLYSNIYNVPTPNTNYGKHYLGKFASFDFFRKKGYNQIQTWISCERYWPPDEDHPNGTDLIAAYNTTNIYNANYIWLQSYTSIIHGCQGIWLYVMEDYDASTSEQNNKIYMFNQIANPPAERLDRYNRQYFSSNYKDFISNLGKELRYLKNRGFLSTDPNSILYTKTNQVDPNCIVPPASSYIPTNFPTGYGPGGALPTDLRTENYGLRYTIRTNGTTAVMIISNPLNIPITATLNFDNILNPIIDNSTGVKVLFESFRWSPTSSSYKTAPYRNSGITLNNDPNLNTVNLWYNIMYSGNKNLTLTFGPSDVHVLEFITSPVGDYKNGWDKVWSNENLSFIGSYQNGWTISDNDKFIPGDFDGDGAQELLCIQYLNNNAYAGLYKFQNNNWNWVWDNSGNGKINSLNQGWSILQTDKYYVGKFSNSGRDEILCVQTGNNAYIGLYQFNNGNWQWIWDNPTGSNLNSYRGNITIGDYDHDGYSELFGVGNSDMKMFNYQSNSWVAAFTGSTSHPMWPYRNNLKSGDFDGQDGQDDLLGIASWATVFYYNTSNNSWNWGESSGGTNMGGWTLPAASNDICLTGNIDGDIKSEILWIRKGEHLANSMEAKTGSFYSNWSNGSNFIINDWINEANSNYLLIKAVANEPKYLIAYKKTSCQQKYLLSMFKSVNGSNKSTNYQSQTTEISTIEEMVHFYPNPSEGKVFVNSEKSGILSVEIYNNQGKSIFRKTCYSEREILIDISDQPDGIYLAKLVDEKGKIFTKKLVLSK, encoded by the coding sequence ATGAAAATTAAAATCACATTTTTAGTTTTGTTTTTGTTAATAAATCTTATAATTAAAAGCCAAAACAATGATTTCAAAATCGGAATCCTTTTTTCAAATTCTATGATGAATCAATCACCGATTGTTAATGGTCCGTATTTGGGTTCTAATCAATTAAGTTTTAGTACTAAAACAACATATATTTTAGGACAAAATTATAATACTAGTCCCTTAAATATTATATCTGAAGACGGATTTAACTCAGTATATTTTTTTGAACCTAATTCGTATCAAATGTCAGAAAATCAATACAGAAAAACGCTAGATCTTATTAAAGCAAATAATTTGACAACCTTTGCACATTCACAATTGTGGTATGTGCCTAATTATCCTAATTCTGGTGGTAGAAATGTTTATGATAATAATTTAAGTCTACCTTATAATCCCAATTCAGGATGTTCAAATTACCAGAACCAAGCTGAAAAATTAAATAAGGCTAGACCAAACTATTTAAGTTTTTCAAATATCTATAAAGATCCATTATACAGTAATGTTATTTGGGGTCATGATATAGCAAATGAGATGAATTTTGCACATCCGTATAATTATTCATGTGAACCTTTATATTTACAACAATATATGGCAAATGGTGAAATTCCTCCAAGTAATGTTAGCGATGCTATAGCTTATTTTAAAAGTAATTTGATTCCTTCCTCACAAAAAACTGTAGTTGCAGTTGTAAATCACCTTAAGTCTATAAATAGCAACTCCAATGATGCAGAGTATAATGGAACTAATGAATATCAGAACTCTCCAATTGATTATGATCCTCAAGTATATCTCGATATTGAAAACAAACCAGATATTTTAATGGATGGTTCATATTATCAATACCCGGTTTCTGATTGGTGGCAGAATTATTATCTATATAGTAATATTTATAATGTTCCAACACCTAATACAAATTATGGTAAACACTATTTGGGAAAATTTGCAAGTTTTGATTTTTTTAGAAAAAAAGGTTATAATCAAATACAAACTTGGATTTCTTGTGAAAGATACTGGCCTCCTGATGAAGATCATCCCAATGGAACTGATTTAATTGCTGCATATAACACAACAAATATTTATAATGCAAACTATATATGGCTTCAATCATATACATCGATAATTCATGGTTGCCAAGGTATCTGGCTTTATGTAATGGAGGATTATGATGCATCAACTTCAGAGCAAAACAATAAAATTTATATGTTTAATCAAATTGCAAATCCGCCGGCTGAAAGATTAGATAGGTATAATAGACAGTATTTTTCGAGTAATTATAAGGATTTTATCAGTAATTTAGGAAAAGAACTTAGATATCTTAAAAACCGTGGTTTTTTATCTACCGATCCAAATTCAATATTATATACTAAAACAAATCAGGTTGATCCTAATTGTATTGTTCCTCCTGCATCTTCTTATATCCCTACAAACTTTCCCACAGGTTACGGACCTGGTGGTGCGTTACCTACAGATTTGAGAACTGAAAATTATGGTCTGAGGTATACAATTCGAACTAATGGCACCACTGCAGTAATGATAATCTCAAATCCTTTAAATATACCCATAACTGCGACATTAAATTTTGATAATATTTTAAATCCGATTATTGACAATTCTACTGGTGTTAAAGTATTGTTTGAGAGTTTTAGATGGTCTCCTACTTCTTCTTCTTATAAAACAGCTCCCTATAGAAATTCTGGCATAACTCTTAATAATGATCCAAATCTCAATACTGTTAATCTTTGGTATAATATCATGTATTCAGGCAATAAAAACTTAACTTTAACATTCGGCCCATCAGATGTACATGTTCTTGAATTTATTACTTCACCAGTTGGTGATTATAAAAATGGATGGGATAAAGTGTGGTCAAATGAAAATTTATCTTTTATCGGTAGTTATCAAAATGGATGGACAATTTCGGATAATGATAAATTTATTCCTGGTGATTTTGATGGTGATGGAGCTCAAGAATTACTCTGCATTCAGTATTTAAATAACAACGCATATGCAGGGTTATATAAATTTCAAAATAACAATTGGAATTGGGTTTGGGATAATAGTGGAAATGGGAAAATAAATAGTCTTAATCAAGGCTGGTCAATTTTACAAACAGATAAGTACTATGTAGGTAAATTTTCCAATTCTGGTCGTGATGAAATCTTATGTGTTCAGACAGGAAATAATGCATATATAGGATTATATCAGTTTAATAATGGTAACTGGCAATGGATTTGGGACAATCCCACTGGCTCAAATTTAAATTCATATAGAGGTAACATAACAATTGGCGATTATGATCATGATGGTTATTCTGAGTTATTTGGAGTTGGCAATTCTGATATGAAAATGTTCAACTATCAGTCAAATTCATGGGTAGCTGCTTTTACAGGTAGCACATCGCATCCAATGTGGCCATACAGAAATAATCTTAAATCAGGTGATTTTGATGGTCAAGATGGTCAAGATGACCTACTGGGTATTGCATCTTGGGCTACAGTATTTTATTATAACACATCAAATAACTCTTGGAATTGGGGTGAATCAAGTGGTGGAACAAATATGGGAGGATGGACCTTGCCCGCAGCATCAAATGATATCTGTTTGACAGGTAATATTGATGGTGACATTAAATCAGAAATATTATGGATTAGAAAGGGAGAACATCTTGCAAATTCTATGGAAGCAAAAACAGGTTCTTTTTATTCAAATTGGTCTAATGGAAGTAATTTCATAATTAACGATTGGATTAATGAGGCAAATTCAAATTACTTGCTAATTAAAGCTGTTGCTAATGAACCAAAGTATTTAATTGCTTACAAAAAAACTTCCTGCCAACAGAAATACTTATTATCAATGTTCAAATCAGTAAACGGCTCTAACAAATCTACAAATTATCAGTCTCAAACAACTGAGATATCAACAATTGAAGAGATGGTTCATTTTTATCCAAATCCAAGTGAAGGTAAAGTTTTTGTTAATTCAGAAAAAAGTGGAATCTTATCAGTTGAAATCTATAACAATCAAGGAAAGAGTATCTTCAGAAAAACATGCTATTCTGAAAGAGAAATTCTAATAGACATTTCTGATCAACCAGATGGTATATATTTAGCAAAACTCGTAGATGAAAAAGGTAAAATCTTTACAAAAAAATTAGTTCTCTCAAAATAA
- a CDS encoding T9SS type A sorting domain-containing protein: MKINKIIKLLFISGLLLPDLLMAQTNIDLFILAGQSNAQGLKGLAQYYPSNPSLDSQIKLYWTNWWANPVTSGNWVSMQTQPGGVNDSLIFGPEVTFSRRLKLNGYNPAIYKCAIPGTNIGSNWGQPGSQDFYDDMVSDLQAAIASLQSQKKIVTIRGLIWIQGEFDSDNQTYAMQYETKLINIINDFRNHFGSNLPILLGVDEQYSGPFINSIIQAQMSIANTLPNVIFTSMYGLQKAPNDGTHLSPEGLEEHGERLYNYYMSMLTNKWENKWSNYGTSQIAGHTVLSTDNFFQGDFDGDGSQELLCIQSLNNNAYAGLYKYQNNDWNWVWDNGGNGKINSLNQGWTILQTDKFYVGKFSNSGRDEILCVQAGNNAYVGLYQFNNGNWQWIWDNPIGSILNLYRSKLTVGDYDHDGYSELFGVSSSDMKMFNFQTNSWVASFTGNSSHPMWPYRSNLKSGDFDGQDGQDDLIGIVSSWATVFYYHNNDNSWNWGESNGGANNVAGWTLPALTSDICLIGNIDNYDLKDELFWLQTGTNAAWATTMNAGNGNFTAGWTTNATPPFIDDWSLANNGGLNSKYLLIKAKINEPEYLMTMRSFNSNYLINMYKTTTPSNYKTQNLEVSKNEDLEYDNLCIFPNPTNGKINFLIKDKGNQLVELFNNQGTLLHKKEYNSELNIQLDISDQPNGIYLIKITNCNDKTTMSKVLLLK; this comes from the coding sequence ATGAAAATAAACAAAATAATAAAACTTTTATTTATCAGTGGACTTCTGTTACCGGATCTTTTAATGGCCCAAACAAATATTGATTTATTCATACTAGCAGGGCAATCAAACGCTCAGGGATTAAAAGGCCTCGCTCAATATTATCCATCTAATCCTTCCTTAGATAGCCAAATAAAACTTTATTGGACAAATTGGTGGGCAAATCCTGTAACATCCGGCAATTGGGTTTCAATGCAAACTCAGCCAGGTGGTGTAAACGATAGTCTAATTTTTGGGCCAGAAGTAACATTTAGCAGAAGACTAAAATTAAATGGTTATAATCCTGCAATTTATAAATGCGCTATCCCAGGCACTAATATTGGTTCAAATTGGGGTCAGCCAGGTAGCCAAGATTTTTATGATGACATGGTTAGTGATTTACAAGCTGCTATAGCTAGTTTACAAAGTCAAAAGAAAATTGTTACAATAAGGGGTTTAATATGGATTCAAGGTGAGTTTGATTCTGATAACCAAACTTACGCAATGCAGTATGAAACAAAATTAATTAATATCATCAATGATTTCCGAAATCATTTTGGCTCAAATCTTCCAATATTATTAGGTGTTGATGAACAATATTCGGGACCATTTATTAATTCAATAATTCAAGCACAAATGTCAATTGCAAACACTCTTCCTAATGTAATATTTACAAGTATGTATGGATTACAAAAAGCTCCAAATGACGGCACACATCTTTCTCCAGAGGGATTGGAGGAGCATGGGGAAAGATTATATAATTATTACATGTCAATGTTAACAAATAAATGGGAAAATAAATGGTCAAACTATGGTACTAGTCAAATTGCTGGCCATACTGTACTTTCTACTGATAATTTCTTCCAAGGTGATTTTGATGGCGATGGTTCACAAGAATTACTTTGTATTCAAAGTTTAAATAATAATGCATATGCGGGATTATATAAATATCAAAACAATGATTGGAATTGGGTATGGGATAATGGCGGAAATGGTAAAATAAATAGCCTTAATCAAGGTTGGACTATTTTGCAAACAGATAAATTCTATGTAGGTAAATTTTCCAATTCTGGTCGCGATGAAATCTTATGTGTTCAAGCGGGAAATAACGCATATGTTGGCTTATATCAATTTAACAATGGCAACTGGCAATGGATTTGGGACAATCCAATTGGCTCAATCTTAAATCTGTATAGATCCAAACTAACAGTTGGTGATTACGATCATGATGGTTATTCAGAGTTATTTGGAGTAAGCAGTTCTGATATGAAAATGTTTAATTTTCAGACAAATTCATGGGTTGCTTCTTTTACTGGAAACTCCTCACATCCAATGTGGCCATATAGAAGTAATCTTAAATCTGGTGACTTTGATGGCCAAGATGGTCAAGATGATCTTATAGGTATCGTCTCGTCTTGGGCTACTGTATTCTACTATCATAATAATGACAATAGTTGGAATTGGGGTGAAAGTAACGGTGGAGCAAATAATGTTGCCGGTTGGACACTTCCTGCACTTACTTCTGATATTTGTTTAATTGGGAATATAGATAATTATGATTTAAAGGATGAACTCTTCTGGCTGCAGACCGGAACAAATGCAGCATGGGCAACAACTATGAACGCTGGAAACGGAAATTTTACTGCTGGATGGACAACCAATGCAACTCCCCCATTTATTGATGACTGGTCATTAGCAAATAATGGTGGACTTAATTCAAAATATTTATTAATTAAAGCAAAAATAAATGAACCAGAATATTTAATGACAATGCGAAGTTTTAATTCAAATTATTTAATTAATATGTATAAAACGACAACTCCTTCTAATTACAAAACTCAAAATCTGGAAGTATCAAAAAATGAAGATTTAGAATATGACAATTTATGCATTTTTCCAAATCCAACAAATGGTAAAATAAATTTTCTTATTAAAGACAAAGGCAACCAATTGGTCGAATTATTTAATAATCAAGGAACTCTTTTACATAAAAAGGAGTATAATTCAGAATTGAATATTCAGCTTGATATTTCTGACCAGCCAAATGGAATTTACCTTATTAAAATAACAAATTGTAATGATAAGACAACAATGAGTAAAGTTCTTTTGCTTAAATAA
- a CDS encoding Mpv17/PMP22 family protein: MGFVFKKTIPFFWIPMQTITFSVASEYRVVIAAFLGIVLGVLLSLASPKEAKK; encoded by the coding sequence ATGGGTTTTGTGTTTAAAAAAACTATTCCTTTTTTCTGGATTCCAATGCAAACAATTACTTTTTCAGTTGCCTCAGAATATCGTGTTGTAATTGCTGCGTTTTTGGGTATAGTATTGGGGGTTTTACTTTCGTTGGCAAGTCCAAAAGAGGCGAAAAAGTAA